The Deinococcus puniceus genome segment CGGTGCAGCGTCCGCCCGAGATTTCTACGACGCCCAGACCCTTTTTGGCCTTGCGAATCATGTCGTATTCCTTGACGGTGCGGGCGTCAAGGTTGGCGACCAGTTCGGCGCGTTCGGCGCGTGCGCCTTCGCCCTGATCGCGCAGGGTCTGCACCCGCGCCTCATCTTCGGTTTCCAGTGCGCCGAGGCTGGGGCGCAGGGCGCGGTGTTCGGCCCGCAGTGCGGCGGCCTTTTCGGCCAACTCGCGCTGCTGCTCGCGCAGGGGCAACAGGTCTTCTTCCATCTCCTCGGCCCGCTCGCCCAACATCTGAATACGGCTGCCGTACTGAGACTGGGCGCGGGCGTCGAAGGCGTTCTTTTCCTGCTCGTCTTTGGCGCGGGCGATCTGCTCACGGGTTCCGGCGAGGTCTAGCTCCTGCTGGCGCACTTTTTTGTCGGTGGCCTCTAGGGTAATTTCGGTGTCTTCGAGGAGGTTGTTCAGGCGTTCTTGCTCGGCGCGGGCGCTCCGGAGGGCTTCAGGAATGTTGCCTTCCTCGGCACGCAGGCGGTCTAAGTCCAGATCAAGATGCTGAACGCGGTGCAGGCGTGAAAGGGATCCGGTATCGCTCATCAGGGCCAGTCTACCCCCGAAGTAGGCCCCTACCCCCGCCGCCGCCGAAAAGCCTCTTGACCCAAATAGGGTATTTATGCCGTCCAGAACGGCCCACAGCCCTGTTCGGCACGGGGCAGACAGCGCAGGCTCAGGCTTCCTTAACCGACCCGCCCGGCACACCCAGCCTCTGTGCCGAAGACGAGCTGTAGGCCAACTGGCCCCGGAGTGCGGCACAATAGGCGGCATGACCGACTCGCGCTCACCCACCTCTGCTCCCCGCCCGGACACCCGGCCCGATTTGCAACTGGTGTCGCTGCACACCGTTCGCGGCGACCCGCATACGCGGTTGGCTGGCGCACTGGCCGCACTGGAAGGTGCAGACTGGGGTCTGCTGCTGGGCGGAGACGCGGCGCTGGCGCGGCAACTGGCGGCCATGCTGGGCGGCGGAACCCTGCGCGTAGACAGCCGCCTGAGCGTGAACCGTGACGCTTTGGCCGGGGCTGGCTTGGCCGTAGCCTCGCTGGACGCCGACTGGAACGGAGCGCGGGCCGTCTGGCTGATGGAACCCGACGCCCGCACCCTAGAACGGGCGGCGCGGGCAGGCGTGCGCGTGATCGTGGACGCCACACTGGCCCCCGGCGGCGGCTGGCCCACACGCGGGGCCGATCTGGTGGTGTACCGCGACGGCGTGACCCTGACCGGACACAGTGACGGCACGCTGGCCGCCGTGTTCGGCACGGGCCGCGCCCCCACCGCCGCCGCGCCCGCCCCCGCCGACCTCACGGTGGCCCTGGCCCTGCGTGACGTGGCGACCCTGCCTCTCCGGTTGGCCCGCGCTGCCCGCACCACCCTGCAACTGGCCGAGCGACTGGGCGGCACCGCGCTGGAAGCTGGCCCTACTGCCCTGCTGCTGGCCCCCGACGCCGCCGCCGACACCTTCTCGGCCCCCGGTGGGGTCATGGCCGCCGCCCGCAGCGTGCCCGCCGGGGTGCTGCTGACGCCCGGATTGCAAGACCTGAACGCGGTGCTGGCCCTCCTCAGAACAGAAACCGAGCAACCCGGCAAACCTTCACCCCGAGTTGACGAGCAGTGGAACGCCCCAGAGGACAGGAATCCCGCACCTGTTGCCGCCCAACCGGAAGCCCGTGAGCCAGAGCCTCAAGACGCGTCTCAGGGTGAACCGGGCCAACGCGACTCGGAGCAGCGAACCTTTGGACAACGGGACGGGCAGCGAGAGGGGCAGCAAGGCGGCCAACGCCGGGGCAGACAAGACGGCAGGCGCGACGATGGACGCCGAGGCGAGCGCACCGGCCGATTCGAGCGCCCCCGGACGGATCAGCCGCGTGCCGATCAGCCCAGACCTGACCAAGCCCGTGCTGATCAGGCCCGCCCCGAGAGCGGCGCACCGCCCGAACGCTTCACCTTCGACGCGCCTGATAACGGTGAGACCGACACCCAAACGGAAGCGGCCCCCAACCAAACTGCTCAGGCCGCCGCGCCCGCCGTTGCCCCCGTTCTCCACGCGCCGGAACCCACCTTCGCTGTGCCTTCTCCCGCGCACGATGAGGTCTGGGAGCCGGAAATCGTGTTCAGCGACACGCCCAACCCCGACGCGCTGACCGACGCCGTGCATAGGCAGTCTGAAAAAGACCGGGGCGAAGACTTGCCCGAAGAAGATGCCGTGCAGGCCGCGCCGGAAGCCGGGGCCGAGGCGAGCGTTGCAGAGGCGGAGGGTGCAGACGCAGACTCCTCGGCAGACTCCTTTGCCGAGGCGCTGGCCCAGTACGAGCAGACAGAAGCCGGGAAGACTCAGTTGGAACAGGTGGAGGCGCAGGCTGCCGCACCCACCATTCTCGCGCCCGATCTGCCGCCCACGCCGCCCGCTGCCGCACAGGCCGAAGG includes the following:
- a CDS encoding zinc ribbon domain-containing protein — translated: MSDTGSLSRLHRVQHLDLDLDRLRAEEGNIPEALRSARAEQERLNNLLEDTEITLEATDKKVRQQELDLAGTREQIARAKDEQEKNAFDARAQSQYGSRIQMLGERAEEMEEDLLPLREQQRELAEKAAALRAEHRALRPSLGALETEDEARVQTLRDQGEGARAERAELVANLDARTVKEYDMIRKAKKGLGVVEISGGRCTGCNVNLPVNVQQKAALGKLPPVKCPSCGRFLIRLDV
- a CDS encoding HRDC domain-containing protein; protein product: MTDSRSPTSAPRPDTRPDLQLVSLHTVRGDPHTRLAGALAALEGADWGLLLGGDAALARQLAAMLGGGTLRVDSRLSVNRDALAGAGLAVASLDADWNGARAVWLMEPDARTLERAARAGVRVIVDATLAPGGGWPTRGADLVVYRDGVTLTGHSDGTLAAVFGTGRAPTAAAPAPADLTVALALRDVATLPLRLARAARTTLQLAERLGGTALEAGPTALLLAPDAAADTFSAPGGVMAAARSVPAGVLLTPGLQDLNAVLALLRTETEQPGKPSPRVDEQWNAPEDRNPAPVAAQPEAREPEPQDASQGEPGQRDSEQRTFGQRDGQREGQQGGQRRGRQDGRRDDGRRGERTGRFERPRTDQPRADQPRPDQARADQARPESGAPPERFTFDAPDNGETDTQTEAAPNQTAQAAAPAVAPVLHAPEPTFAVPSPAHDEVWEPEIVFSDTPNPDALTDAVHRQSEKDRGEDLPEEDAVQAAPEAGAEASVAEAEGADADSSADSFAEALAQYEQTEAGKTQLEQVEAQAAAPTILAPDLPPTPPAAAQAEGAERPDPTADLTPEQAAIYARLRDWRNAEAKRQDMSRFIIASNATIAEIARRVPYTAADLKAVRGMGPERLRKYGEKILEVVRG